The following are encoded in a window of Impatiens glandulifera chromosome 5, dImpGla2.1, whole genome shotgun sequence genomic DNA:
- the LOC124939355 gene encoding 9-cis-epoxycarotenoid dioxygenase NCED6, chloroplastic-like produces the protein MQASFHYSTTLTRHISLNPNPNPKKIPLPISPKPLICKIVVKPTKKSLPPKPFPGFKPSPATAPAPVTVPKTHPPNLNPFQKLAALALDKFESSVIMELEKKRKLTKTVDPAIQLKGNFAPVQECPVQSKLEVVGQIPVGLEGVYLRNGANPKIMPTNGGHHLFDGDGMIHAVSIGPGNQASYSCRFTQTNRLIHESAIGRNIFPKPIGELHGHLGLIRLVLFMVRSAIGLVDASKGTGVANAGMVYFNGRVLALSEEDLPYHVRVTSTGDLETIGRFSFDDQLQGSMIAHPKIDPTTGDLYSLSYNVLKKPYLKCFKVDTCGMMSHVVDINLKEPTVVHDFAITENHIIIPDQQVVFKLSEMIRGGSPVIYSPNKTSQFGILSKDAKDDSGIIWVEVPNCFCFHLWNAWEEVNEEGDPIFVVIGSCMTPPDMIFNDQEGKLKSQLSEIRLNPKTGGSTRRVIIPDINLEVGQVDKRRLGQKSIYAYLAIAEPWPMISGMTKVNLETGETMNYFYGEKRFGGETWFVSTGEKEDEGYVLSIVRDEIMEKSELVIVKASTMELEAVVKLPTRVPYGLHSTFVTSKELEGQVV, from the coding sequence ATGCAAGCCTCTTTCCATTACTCCACCACCTTGACAAGACACATATCTCTgaaccctaaccctaatcctAAAAAAATTCCCCTTCCTATCTCCCCAAAACCATTAATATGCAAAATTGTAGTCAAACCAACTAAGAAGTCACTTCCCCCAAAACCCTTTCCTGGATTTAAGCCATCGCCGGCGACGGCGCCGGCGCCGGTGACAGTTCCAAAAACACATCCACCGAATCTAAACCCTTTTCAGAAATTAGCTGCCTTGGCTTTGGATAAATTCGAAAGCTCAGTTATCATGGAATTGGAAAAGAAAAGGAAGTTAACTAAAACTGTAGATCCGGCGATTCAGCTCAAGGGAAATTTCGCTCCGGTTCAGGAGTGTCCGGTTCAATCCAAACTTGAAGTGGTGGGTCAGATCCCGGTGGGTCTTGAAGGGGTTTATTTAAGAAACGGAGCTAATCCAAAGATTATGCCGACTAACGGCGGTCATCATTTATTCGACGGTGACGGAATGATTCACGCTGTTAGTATCGGACCAGGTAATCAAGCTAGCTATTCTTGCCGGTTCACACAAACAAACCGGCTAATTCATGAATCAGCTATCGGCCGGAATATCTTTCCTAAGCCAATCGGCGAGCTTCATGGTCATTTAGGTTTAATTCGGCTTGTTCTGTTCATGGTCCGGTCAGCAATCGGTTTAGTTGATGCATCCAAAGGAACCGGTGTAGCTAACGCCGGTATGGTTTATTTTAACGGCCGTGTTTTAGCTTTATCAGAGGAAGATCTACCGTATCATGTCCGAGTAACGAGCACCGGTGATCTAGAAACAATCGGACGGTTTAGCTTTGATGATCAACTTCAAGGGTCTATGATTGCCCATCCTAAGATAGACCCCACCACAGGTGATCTCTACAGTCTAAGTTACAACGTGTTAAAAAAACCCTACctaaaatgttttaaagttGACACGTGCGGCATGATGTCACATGTAGTAGACATTAACTTAAAAGAACCGACTGTCGTTCATGATTTCGCTATAACAGAGAATCATATAATAATTCCGGATCAACAAGTAGTATTCAAGTTATCTGAGATGATTCGGGGCGGGTCACCCGTTATCTATTCCCCCAATAAAACATCTCAATTCGGGATCCTATCCAAAGATGCCAAAGATGACTCCGGAATAATATGGGTCGAGGTTCCGAATTGTTTCTGTTTCCATCTGTGGAATGCGTGGGAGGAGGTAAACGAGGAGGGCGACCCGATATTCGTGGTAATCGGGTCGTGTATGACTCCGCCCGACATGATATTTAATGATCAAGAAGGCAAGCTTAAGAGCCAATTGTCGGAGATAAGGCTAAACCCTAAAACGGGTGGGTCGACCCGACGGGTTATAATACCCGACATAAACTTGGAAGTGGGTCAAGTCGATAAGCGGAGGTTAGGTCAGAAGAGCATTTACGCTTATTTGGCGATTGCGGAGCCATGGCCGATGATAAGTGGGATGACGAAAGTTAATCTAGAAACGGGTGAAACGATGAACTACTTTTACGGGGAGAAGAGATTCGGGGGAGAGACATGGTTTGTGAGTACCGGGGAAAAGGAAGATGAAGGGTATGTATTGAGCATTGTTAGGGATGAGATTATGGAAAAGTCCGAGCTTGTGATAGTGAAGGCGAGTACTATGGAATTGGAGGCTGTGGTGAAGTTACCTACAAGAGTTCCATATGGTCTACATAGCACATTTGTTACTTCTAAGGAATTGGAAGGACAAGTTGTGTAA
- the LOC124938446 gene encoding 3-ketoacyl-CoA thiolase 2, peroxisomal, with protein MDKAIERQRVLLEHLRPSSSSSSLENIGSSLSASACAAGDSASYQRTSVYGDDVVIVAAYRTPLCKSKRGGFKDTYADDLLAPVLKALIEKTNLNPSEVGDIVVGTVLAPGSQRAAECRTAAFFAGFPETVPIRTVNRQCSSGLQAVADVAAAIKAGFYDIGIGAGLESMTANPMGWEGSINPRVKSMRSAQDCLLPMGVTSENVAHRFGVTRQEQDQAAVDSHRKAAAATASGKFKDEIIPVSTKIIDPKTGDEKPVTISVDDGIRPNATVSDLAKLKAVFKKDGTTTAGNSSQISDGAGAVLLMKRSTAIQKGLPILGVFRTFAAVGVDPSIMGVGPAFAIPAAVKAAGLELNDIDLFEINEAFASQFVYCRKHLGLDQEKINVNGGAMAIGHPLGATGARCVATLLHEMKRRGKDCRFGVISMCIGTGMGAAAVFESGDCSDELCNAKKTSNNSLLSKDAL; from the exons ATGGATAAAGCAATTGAGAGACAAAGAGTTTTATTGGAGCATCTtcgtccttcttcttcatcgtcttCCTTAGAGAACATCGGATCTTCACTCTCT GCATCTGCATGTGCGGCTGGGGATAGTGCTTCTTATCAGAGGACTTCTGTTTatggagatgatgtggttataGTAGC TGCATACCGAACCCCACTTTGCAAGTCAAAGAGGGGAGGTTTTAAAGATACCTATGCTGATGATCTGCTTGCCCCTGTTCTTAAG GCATTAATTgagaaaacaaatttgaatCCGAGTGAAGTTGGGGATATTGTTGTGGGTACAGTTCTGGCTCCAGGTTCTCAAAGAGCTGCTGAATGCAGGACAGCTGCATTTTTTGCTGGTTTTCCTG AAACTGTGCCTATAAGAACTGTGAATAGGCAATGTTCATCAGGGTTGCAAGCTGTGGCAGATGTTGCTGCTGCCATTAAAGCTGGTTTTTATGATATTG GAATTGGTGCTGGTTTGGAATCAATGACAGCTAACCCAATGGGTTGGGAGGGATCCATCAATCCAAGA GTGAAATCAATGCGTTCCGCCCAAGATTGTCTTCTTCCAATGGGTGTGACATCTGAAAACGTTGCTCACCGTTTTGGTGTAACAAGGCAGGAGCAAGACCAGGCTGCT GTTGATTCACACAGAAAGGCTGCTGCGGCCACTGCTTCTGGTAAATTCAAAGATGAGATTATCCCTGTCTCAACTAAG ATCATTGACCCAAAAACTGGAGATGAAAAACCAGTTACCATCTCTGTTGATGATGGAATTAGGCCAAATGCCACAGTATCAGACTTGGCAAAGCTGAAGGCAGTGTTCAAGAAAGATGGAACTACAACTGctg GAAATTCTAGCCAAATCAGCGATGGTGCTGGTGCTGTTCTCCTCATGAAGAGAAGTACTGCAATCCAAAAGGGATTGCCAATTTTAGGAGTATTCAG GACATTTGCTGCTGTGGGTGTTGATCCTTCCATCATGGGTGTTGGCCCTGCTTTTGCTATTCCTGCTGCTGTTAAGGCTGCTGGCCTTGAACTCAATGATATTGACCTTTTTGAGATAAATGAG GCATTTGCATCACAATTTGTGTACTGCCGAAAACACCTAGGTCTTGATCAAGAGAAGATTAATGTCAATGGTGGTGCTATGGCTATTGGTCATCCTTTGGGTGCAACAG GAGCTCGATGTGTAGCAACATTACTACACGAGATGAAACGTCGAGGAAAAGATTGCAGATTTGGTGTGATATCGATGTGCATAGGCACAGGAATGGGGGCAGCTGCAGTGTTTGAAAGTGGGGACTGCTCTGATGAACTCTGCAATGCAAAGAAGACCAGCAACAACAGTCTTTTGTCCAAGGATGCTCTATAA
- the LOC124939356 gene encoding UPF0481 protein At3g47200-like gives MKQNGRIEDNLTITIDKKLTQLSTNYRHEPFIYRVYDRLRGQNKRAYEPELLSIGPYNRGKPTLQVMEEHKLRYLQLLLERRNESTVHRYVTTIRALEEKARECYAEDIGLHEGDKFAELLILDGCFIVELCRKFADRTLVDSHDTLFKMEYMHHAIWRDMLLFENQIPFFVVDQLFKMTTTTHEDYQNKTMVDLLLMYYSATRKYYHYHTKSSGNYRWLQEASYGINSENVKHILGLIHFLVTSSLNRKLCSKRNNNRDDEEVKWEFIHSTTELREAGIEFKVKQDSPLFDVTFANGMLEIPLLTINSKIDCLLRNFVAYEQSLGNNELKLVTDYVTFLYVIVKTPKDVSWLRRHEIINNMMGDDEAVSNAFNNISSCVFVSHDKFCYKELFNEVNAHCRQRRNVWEAKLRRNYFNSPWAIMSLLAAFLLLMLTFIQTVIALVPYLAHVHTLAT, from the coding sequence ATGAAGCAAAATGGAAGAATTGAAGACAATCTCACAATTACCATAGACAAGAAGCTCACTCAACTCTCCACCAATTACCGCCATGAACCATTCATCTACCGAGTCTACGATCGCCTTCGTGGCCAAAACAAAAGAGCATATGAGCCCGAATTGCTCTCCATAGGCCCCTATAACCGTGGAAAGCCTACCCTTCAAGTCATGGAAGAGCACAAGCTCCGGTACCTTCAATTGCTACTTGAACGTCGCAATGAATCAACTGTCCATAGGTATGTGACGACCATACGAGCTCTTGAAGAGAAGGCACGAGAATGTTACGCAGAAGACATCGGACTCCACGAGGGAGATAAGTTTGCAGAATTGCTGATCCTCGACGGTTGTTTCATCGTCGAACTCTGCAGAAAGTTTGCTGATAGAACCCTCGTGGACTCTCACGACACGTTATTCAAGATGGAATACATGCATCATGCAATATGGCGCGACATGTTGTTGTTCGAAAATCAGATTCCTTTCTTTGTCGTGGATCAATTGTTCAAAATGACGACAACGACCCACGAGGATTACCAAAATAAGACCATGGTTGATTTACTATTAATGTACTATAGCGCCACTAGAAAATACTATCACTATCACACCAAATCGTCGGGAAACTATCGCTGGCTCCAAGAGGCTTCATACGGGATCAACTCCGAAAATGTGAAACACATCCTTGGCTTGATTCACTTTCTTGTCACCAGCTCGCTCAACCGGAAGCTATGTTCCAAACGAAATAATAACCGAGATGACGAAGAGGTGAAGTGGGAGTTCATACACAGCACAACCGAGCTACGTGAGGCGGGAATCGAGTTTAAAGTAAAACAGGATTCGCCGTTGTTCGACGTAACATTCGCGAACGGGATGTTGGAAATCCCGCTTTTAACGATTAACAGTAAGATAGACTGCCTCCTGAGGAACTTCGTTGCCTACGAGCAGAGCCTAGGGAACAATGAATTGAAGCTTGTGACAGATTACGTgacttttttatatgttatagtAAAAACACCGAAGGATGTAAGCTGGCTTAGAAGACACGAGATCATAAACAATATGATGGGGGACGATGAAGCAGTGTCGAATGCTTTCAACAACATCTCGTCGTGCGTGTTTGTATCGCACGACAAGTTCTGCTACAAGGAACTGTTCAATGAAGTGAACGCGCACTGTAGGCAGAGAAGAAATGTTTGGGAGGCTAAACTTAGGAGGAACTACTTCAACAGCCCTTGGGCCATCATGTCATTATTAGCTGCCTTTTTGCTGCTCATGTTAACTTTCATACAAACAGTGATTGCACTTGTTCCTTATTTGGCACATGTCCATACTCTAGCTACATAA